The following are encoded in a window of Anopheles stephensi strain Indian chromosome X, UCI_ANSTEP_V1.0, whole genome shotgun sequence genomic DNA:
- the LOC118504407 gene encoding tether containing UBX domain for GLUT4, translating into MASRTVTVLTVHGRRQTVKVEPNMTILEILETVCRKYNFPHDEYDLLHHNKVLDLSTMFRFAGIPNNALLEMAKAKQARTEDDVIVQLQLEDGSRSENGTFKPSQSLLDVLVALCPVRAVAEAHPVLVYMRREVYWEQLGTTTLKSLGLTRGRAALRLLQRRAEEPKVQANVSAPLPQAVRREEPAKPAATVPLSETVPVAASTVPDEEPQAPPPPPTHLVEKESKVIVAEAEESSTSVAEPLPDTTASEQRPVDAPRPEALITILGEREAILYHASTAERYQTDVADSFFELTVPEMMQLYKQLQDRVKAFEDAPLLTGELRELERNQQLLSNMNRYRQAVIRVQFPDRHVLQGVFQVHETVGHVVEFVRGFLADAKQSFYLYTTPPKVVLDQPTVSLIDAGCFPQVLLHFSLDSPTPSDSTIDPAGFCLKPELLGRLSNATGAAVLAGRAKRNVASTSSDSRQESTSASHPIELVSSSQDTAAAGPSNRIPNRNFRQSSSTPTQSTNEREAKILKFLKK; encoded by the exons ATGGCCAGCCGTACCGTGACCGTGCTAACCGTGCACGGACGCCGTCAGACGGTAAAGGTAGAGCCAAACATGACGATTCTCGAG ATACTGGAAACTGTCTGCCGGAAGTATAACTTCCCGCACGATGAGTACGACCTGCTGCACCACAACAAGGTGCTCGATCTGTCGACCATGTTCCGGTTTGCCGGCATCCCGAACAACGCCCTGCTCGAGATGGCCAAGGCGAAGCAAGCGCGCACAGAAGACGATGTGATTGTGCAGCTGCAGCTGGAGGATGGTTCTCGTAGCGAGAATGGAACGTTTAAACCCTCGCAATCGTTGCTGGATGTGCTGGTGGCGCTCTGTCCGGTGCGTGCCGTCGCCGAAGCTCATCCCGTGCTGGTGTACATGCGGCGCGAGGTTTACTGGGAGCAGCTGGGGACGACTACACTAAAAAGTCTCGGTCTAACGCGTGGTAGGGCCGCGCTGCGGTTGCTGCAGCGCCGTGCGGAAGAACCAAAAGTGCAGGCCAACGTTTCGGCCCCGTTGCCGCAAGCGGTACGCCGGGAGGAACCGGCCAAACCAGCCGCTACTGTGCCTTTAAGCGAAACCGTTCCTGTTGCCGCATCGACCGTTCCGGACGAGGAACCGcaggcaccaccaccacctccgacGCACCTTGTCGAAAAAGAATCGAAAGTCATTGTTGCGGAGGCGGAAGAATCGTCGACGAGCGTTGCAGAACCATTGCCCGATACAACAGCAAGCGAGCAGCGCCCGGTCGATGCGCCCCGACCGGAAGCGCTTATTACGATACTGGGCGAACGGGAGGCAATCCTTTACCATGCGTCGACTGCGGAACGCTACCAAACGGATGTGGCGGATTCGTTCTTTGAGCTAACCGTACCGGAAATGATGCAGCTGTACAAACAGCTGCAGGACCGGGTGAAAGCGTTCGAAGATGCGCCGCTGCTGACGGGCGAGTTGCGCGAGCTGGAACGCAATCAGCAGCTGCTGAGTAACATGAACCGGTACCGGCAGGCGGTCATACGGGTACAGTTTCCCGACCGTCACGTACTACAGGGTGTGTTCCAGGTGCATGAAACCGTGGGGCATGTGGTAGAGTTTGTTCGCGGGTTTCTGGCCGATGCAAAGCAATCCTTCTATCTGT atACAACCCCACCAAAGGTAGTGTTAGACCAGCCAACCGTTTCCCTGATCGATGCCGGATGTTTCCCACAGGTCTTACTACACTTCAGCCTTGACTCGCCCACGCCCAGCGACAGTACGATCGATCCGGCCGGATTCTGCCTCAAACCGGAACTGCTCGGCCGATTATCGAACGCAACCGGTGCAGCAGTACTGGCTGGCCGTGCAAAGCGCAACGTAGCGAGCACTAGCAGCGACAGCAGGCAGGAAAGCACCTCCGCTAGCCACCCGATCGAGCTGGTCAGCTCCTCCCAGGACACGGCCGCCGCCGGTCCCTCGAATCGCATCCCGAACCGTAACTTCCGACAATCCTCATCCACCCCAACCCAGTCGACGAACGAGCGTGAAGCGAAAATACTGAAGTTTTTGAAGAAATAG
- the LOC118504442 gene encoding synaptobrevin homolog YKT6: protein MVKLYALSVFYKAPTEARLLKSAYDLQSFSFFQRGSVQEFISFASKTLVERTQAATRQSVKQDVYMCHVYVRADNLAAVLIADHEYPQRVGHTLLTKVLDDFSAKVGPEVWPVTTNEAAIQFGTLPATLNKYQDPREADALTRMQEDLDETKIILRNTIDAVLDRGEKLDDLVYKSESLSIQSKAFYKTAKKTNSCCNFA from the exons ATGGTGAAACTGTACGCCCTTAGCGTCTTCTACAAAGCACCGACCGAGGCACGGCTACTGAAATCGGCCTACGATTTGCAgagcttttccttcttccagCGTGGTTCGGTGCAGGAATTCATTAG CTTCGCCAGCAAAACGCTCGTGGAGCGAACGCAGGCCGCCACCCGACAGTCGGTAAAGCAGGATGTGTACATGTGCCACGTATATGTGCGGGCGGACAATTTGGCTGCGGTGTTGATAGCGGACCACGAATATCCGCAGCGCGTTGGCCATACACTCCTTACCAAGGTGCTCGATGACTTTTCGGCCAAGGTAGGTCCGGAGGTGTGGCCAGTCACGACGAACGAGGCAGCGATACAGTTCGGGACGCTTCCGGCCACGCTGAACAAGTATCAGGATCCACGGGAAGCGGACGCACTTACGCGCATGCAGGAGGATCTGGACGAGACGAAAATTATACTGCGCAACACGATAGATGCGGTGCTGGATCGTGGCGAAAAGTTGGACGATCTGGTATACAAATCGGAGTCCCTGTCGATACAGAGCAAAGCATTTTACAAGACGGCGAAGAAAACGAACTCGTGCTGCAACTTTGCCTAG
- the LOC118504417 gene encoding trimeric intracellular cation channel type 1B.1, whose product MDPEAFLDIANQVIKLKMFPYFDIAHSLLCALSVKEDLGAGAHTFSRKHPLACWLSTMLVVFAGGMVANGLLGEPILAPLKNTPQLLVATACWYIVFYTPFDIGYKVAKFLPIKLVASAMKEIYRAKKIHDGVTHAAKLYPNAFIIMIIIGTLKGNGAGFTKLIERLIRGVWTPTAMEFLQPSFYTKASLIASIIFVLDKKTDLISAPHALVYFGIVIFLVYFKLSSILLGIHDPFVPFENLSCALLFGGIWDSLAKILGRGQAKEEPKDAKKSN is encoded by the exons ATGGATCCGGAGGCGTTCCTCGATATCGCCAACCAGGTGATCAAGCTGAAGATGTTCCCGTACTTCGATATCGCGCACAGCCTGCTTTGCGCGCTATCGGTAAAGGAGGATCTGGGCGCCGGTGCACACACCTTCTCCCGGAAGCATCCGCTCGCCTGCTGGCTGTCGACGATGCTGGTCGTCTTTGCCGGTGGTATGGTCGCGAACGGGCTGCTCGGTGAGCCGATTCTGGCACCGCTCAAGAACACACCTCAGCTGCTGGTCGCCACCGCCTGCTGGTACATCGTATTCTACACGCCGTTCGACATCGGTTACAAGGTTGCCAAGTTCCTGCCGATCAAGCTGGTGGCAAGCGCCATGAAGGAAATCTACCGTGCGAAGAAG ATTCACGATGGTGTGACGCACGCCGCCAAGCTGTACCCGAATGcgttcatcatcatgatcatcatcggTACGCTCAAGGGTAACGGAGCCGGTTTCACCAAGCTGATCGAGCGCCTCATCCGTGGCGTATGGACCCCGACGGCAATGGAGTTCCTGCAGCCAAGCTT CTACACCAAGGCATCGCTGATCGCGTCGATCATCTTCGTGCTGGACAAGAAAACGGACCTGATCTCGGCCCCGCACGCACTCGTCTACTTCGGCATCGTCATCTTCCTGGTGTACTTCAAGCTGAGCTCGATTCTGCTCGGCATTCACGATCCGTTCGTGCCGTTCGAGAACCTGAGCTGTGCGCTGCTGTTCGGCGGCATCTGGGACAGCCTGGCCAAGATTCTTGGCCGCGGCCAGGCCAAGGAGGAACCGAAAGATGCGAAAAAGTCCAACTAA
- the LOC118504399 gene encoding uncharacterized protein LOC118504399, with protein MGNSGSMNGLSGYEEGYHHHPGYHHHHQRYHDAMRGEPGSGMSSSWMDSYQRDHHRRGAGPRDHDQQQQIKVLPDIPGKVAKLRSTNNGSILHAGGTISKNNQALQRSKSISSPTYQQHHQQQQQPASFSECDEDLELSSLQPRMLMQRSRTQLNLMPPGGVSGGGRTRNGHSYAHDEDGRAGPPDRGGRQAATRYGEPSGAGNVAESLNHRKRFGSEPDLRLSLLPRNGQQSEQASGGPRNPKMAQSKIMKGKNKKKAPVPPVMEKRDANKDTERQRIIAYSPMRKPGSDANTSTLPSSSDGSFNVAATRKLRLFKTRAETKKTPTIAKLPEASDAKFPGKHGPSTGGGFLRSAVPLQPTGSAPHTILGHSAHRNDSASPDDEKLATALDHISPRPNPTSFFRREKTFDAGLLGLERQREIEPRPATKPTMSPPLSRRKSIVKSFLEQDTPVKPTTTTTTVGSNRMDSKSRQQVGTPAESYQRKLALAEAQRKQSSAATSAAAITDFQKELQLATRRKTGNTDTPASPTVNRAGAGQTKPTRAGVGTERTSARFSLLPTGGGKPKQTGSSNALVINVEPAKESDHSAGTKSDPKQQDARDSPPPPTPPPPPPPPKTSFYFGMRGDDRQLPSADAPRRFSTTKRTAPAAAESRTEDSGSERQDIDGQSVEEIGHTQMELIDQFAASLLNSSRFRSSDSVASSEADVRTGPVSSWDEPDGPGQQEIALKLRPTLPRKQFDIPRFSPAAAWRLLTTEDEFCRDAPIDVVGGTGVGGEKKSFLRGLDQDVLDAVPEDRIQRVYREPVPGLQDNKSGDSGISGDAGILADIGPDALMASSGKEERAGDTTPESGTQLHKGGGGAGGTGVNGGWSSNALLLMPWTPQQDLDDDEDEDDEDEEEDHEDDATTGSGSEPRRHLLDDRVGSRVNGDTRPDFSSKGHLFSLSLPRENHLSIYNVEATDEKVEKHVFNSLQKFRKSVSGAFKTEDSGGQMDSNDSNWFLGRLDTKLSGTGTGPGSGSEKRSKLMLLPDGREREGTDTTGTAVSIGAIAQSKHSSIGYLVSGKHMMYLPKEPTKLHSHTADKSSKQDENNNRKSYHNQNGSERQDKSAVPASEVSAALQRDPTHRSANGDKENLQDPVPVAAAGVTHTANGEFENFPVKLTNRRNHRFTFQSTIRQIEKRRVAEKLSREAEIKEAMRLSELEAMRRVEEEFQKKRAREKASIRHQLRLFSMENHPDQHQASNEGDVEQQDSTGETKRSDPDGDSLPHQSALGRSGLYRKKEFTGRGSMERQYKRPNGVAATGTNHASAPTGDDDMELEDEMEMEKVTGRGGRRRYGDEDDDDDDDGESSSLGYVDTRTPYISRIIQAKSSKSYAMKK; from the exons ATGGGGAACTCCGGAAGTATGAACGGGTTGTCGGGATACGAGGAAGgttaccatcatcatccgggctaccatcatcatcaccagcgcTACCATGATGCGATGCGTGGTGAGCCTGGTAGTGGGATGTCCTCCTCCTGGATGGATTCCTACCAGCGGGATCATCACCGAAGAGGCGCAGGACCACGGGACCAtgaccaacagcaacagatcAAGGTACTGCCGGATATTCCGGGCAAGGTAGCGAAGTTGCGGTCTACCAACAATGGTAGTATTCTGCACGCGGGAGGCACTATCAGCAAGAATAACCAGGCGCTCCAGCGCTCGAAAAGCATCTCCTCGCCAACGTAccaacagcatcatcagcaacagcagcaaccggcCAGCTTCAGCGAGTGTGACGAAGATCTGGAGCTTAGCTCATTGCAGCCACGCATGCTGATGCAGCGCTCACGCACCCAACTAAACTTGATGCCACCGGGCGGTGTGTCCGGTGGTGGACGGACACGCAACGGACACTCGTACGCTCACGACGAAGATGGACGGGCAGGCCCACCGGACAGAGGCGGCCGACAGGCGGCAACACGCTACGGTGAACCAAGCGGTGCCGGCAACGTGGCCGAATCACTTAACCACCGGAAACGGTTTGGTTCCGAGCCGGACCTGCGTCTGTCGCTGCTGCCACGCAACGGACAGCAATCGGAACAAGCGAGCGGCGGACCACGCAATCCCAAGATGGCGCAGTCGAAAATAATGAAAGGCAAGAATAAAAAGAAGGCACCGGTGCCACCTGTTATGGAGAAG CGCGATGCCAACAAGGACACGGAACGGCAACGCATCATCGCCTACTCACCGATGCGCAAACCGGGCTCGGATGCAAACACATCCACGCTACCGTCATCCAGCGATGGTAGCTTCAACGTAGCGGCCACACGCAAACTGCGCCTGTTCAAGACCCGTGCCGAGACGAAGAAAACGCCCACGATCGCGAAGCTGCCGGAAGCGTCGGATGCCAAATTTCCCGGCAAGCATGGCCCATCGACCGGTGGCGGCTTTCTGCGTTCGGCCGTCCCATTACAACCGACCGGATCGGCACCGCACACCATTCTCGGGCATTCGGCGCACCGTAACGATTCCGCGTCACCGGACGATGAGAAGCTAGCGACCGCGCTGGACCACATTTCACCCCGGCCGAATCCGACGTCGTTCTTTCGGCGCGAGAAAACGTTCGATGCCGGGTTGCTTGGGTTGGAACGGCAGCGCGAAATTGAACCGCGTCCGGCCACGAAACCTACCATGTCGCCACCACTATCCCGTCGTAAATCGATCGTCAAAAGCTTCCTCGAGCAGGATACGCCTGTtaaaccgacgacgacgacgacgacggttggATCGAACCGGATGGATTCGAAAAGCCGGCAGCAGGTCGGTACACCGGCGGAAAGCTACCAGCGGAAGCTGGCACTCGCCGAAGCACAGCGCAAACAGTCATCGGCGGCGACAAGTGCGGCCGCCATTACCGACTTCCAGAAGGAGCTACAGCTGGCAACGCGAAGAAAGACAGGCAACACGGACACACCCGCTTCACCGACCGTTAACCGGGCCGGAGCTGGCCAAACGAAACCGACACGAGCTGGTGTGGGAACGGAACGGACTAGTGCTCGTTTCTCGCTGCTTCCTACCGGTGGTGGTAAACCGAAGCAAACGGGGTCCTCGAACGCGCTGGTAATCAACGTTGAACCGGCGAAAGAATCAGACCATAGTGCCGGCACGAAATCGGACCCCAAGCAGCAGGATGCACGGGATTCGCCCCCTCCACCAacacctcctccaccaccgcctCCACCGAAGACGAGCTTCTACTTTGGCATGCGGGGAGATGATCGCCAGCTACCATCGGCAGACGCACCGCGacgattttccaccaccaagcGTACCGCACCTGCAGCAGCCGAGTCGCGCACCGAGGACAGTGGCAGCGAACGGCAGGACATTGACGGGCAATCGGTAGAGGAGATCGGTCACACGCAGATGGAGCTGATCGATCAGTTTGCGGCCAGCTTGCTGAACAGCAGCCGGTTCCGGTCGTCCGACTCGGTTGCCTCGTCCGAGGCGGACGTCCGGACGGGCCCGGTTAGCTCGTGGGACGAACCGGACGGTCCCGGGCAGCAGGAGATAGCGCTAAAGCTACGCCCAACACTGCCACGCAAACAGTTCGACATACCACGGTTCAGTCCGGCCGCTGCCTGGCGCCTGCTCACGACGGAGGATGAATTTTGTCGGGACGCACCGATCGATGTGGTGGGTGGGACAGGCGTCGGTGGTGAGAAGAAATCCTTCCTGCGAGGGCTCGATCAGGACGTGCTGGACGCTGTGCCGGAGGATCGCATCCAGCGGGTGTACCGGGAACCGGTCCCGGGTCTGCAGGATAACAAGAGCGGCGACAGTGGGATTTCGGGCGATGCGGGCATTTTGGCGGACATCGGACCGGACGCACTGATGGCTTCGTCCGGGAAGGAGGAACGGGCGGGCGATACAACGCCGGAAAGTGGAACGCAGCTGCATAAGGGTGGTGGGGGGGCTGGTGGCACGGGAGTTAACGGTGGCTGGTCATCGAAcgcactgctgctgatgccgtGGACACCGCAGCAGGATCTAGACGATGACGAGGATgaggacgacgaggacgaggaggaggaccaTGAGGATGACGCAACCACGGGCAGCGGAAGTGAACCACGGCGCCATTTGCTCGACGACCGTGTCGGTTCGCGGGTGAACGGCGATACGCGACCGGACTTTTCCAGCAAAGGACACCTATTTAGCTTATCGTTACCGAGGGAGAACCATCTGTCGATCTACAACGTGGAAGCGACGGATGAAAAG GTAGAGAAACATGTGTTCAACAGTTTGCAAAAGTTTCGTAAATCTGTGTCCGGTGCGTTCAAAACCGAGGACAGTGGTGGGCAGATGGATTCCAACGATAGTAATTGGTTCCTGGGACGGTTGGACACGAAGCTGAGCGGTACGGGTACGGGACCCGGCAGTGGGTCGGAAAAGCGTTCCAAGCTGATGCTGCTACCGGATGGGCGAGAGCGTGAAGGGACGGATACGACCGGTACGGCCGTTTCGATTGGAGCGATCGCTCAGAGCAAGCACAGCTCAATCGGATATCTGGTGAGCGGGAAGCATATGATGTACCTGCCCAAAGAACCGACCAAGCTACACTCGCACACCGCCGACAAGAGCTCCAAGCAGGATGAGAACAATAATCGCAAAAGCTACCACAACCAGAACGGTAGTGAGCGGCAGGACAAATCGGCAGTACCGGCGTCGGAAGTCTCAGCAGCCCTGCAGCGTGATCCAACGCACCGGTCAGCGAACGGTGACAAGGAAAATCTACAGGATCCGGTACCGGTTGCAGCTGCTGGCGTCACACACACCGCCAATGGGGAGTTTGAGAACTTCCCGGTGAAGCTTACGAACCGCCGGAACCATCGGTTCACGTTCCAGAGCACGATCCGCCAGATCGAGAAGCGCCGGGTGGCGGAAAAGTTGTCCCGCGAGGCAGAAATTAAGGAAGCGATGCGGTTAAGCGAGCTGGAAGCGATGCGCCGCGTCGAGGAAGAGTTCCAGAAGAAGCGGGCCCGCGAGAAGGCGTCGATCCGGCACCAGTTGCGGCTGTTTTCGATGGAAAATCATCCGGATCAGCATCAGGCATCGAACGAGGGTGATGTCGAGCAGCAGGACTCGACG GGCGAAACAAAACGATCCGATCCGGACGGGGACAGTTTGCCACACCAGAGTGCACTGGGCCGGAGCGGGCTTTATCGGAAGAAAGAATTCACCGGGCGCGGCAGCATGGAACGGCAGTATAAACGCCCGAACGGTGTTGCTGCCACCGGTACGAACCACGCCAGTGCGCCAaccggtgatgatgatatgGAGCTGGAGGACGAGATGGAGATGGAAAAGGTGACCGGTCGTGGTGGACGGCGCCGGTACGGGGATgaggacgatgacgatgacgatgatggtgagagCAGCAGCCTCGGTTACGTGGACACCCGTACACCGTACATCTCGCGCATCATCCAGGCAAAGAGTAGCAAATCGTACGCCATGAAGAAGTAG
- the LOC118504388 gene encoding brahma-associated protein of 60 kDa-like, with the protein MAQRFPAASGIPQRYGSPVPNPPFMRPYGPGNSFGPRPYASQPQMSGGPPLPTQLPHQRPMHVGFQGTSNRGSGGSSSSSGKRGSVDRNATHAKANDPQAKKRKKLADKILPQKVRELVPESQAYMDLLAFERKLDATITRKRLDIQETLKRPMKQKRKLRIFISNTFYPAQQEPDPMNPTMPRVEPSWELRVEGRLLEDTGKPDGLKMKRKFSSFFKSLVIELDKELYGPDNYLVEWHRTHTTQETDGFQVKRTGDRNVRCTILLLLDYQPLQFKLDPRLARLLGVHTQTRPVIISALWQYIKTHRLQDAHEREYIACDKYLEQIFGCQRMKFAEIPQRLNPLLHPPDPIVINHVIVVEGGEGQDGKQTACYDIDVEVDDALKHQMNNFLMSTASQQEIQALDGKIHDTVETIQQLKTNREFFLSFAKEPHTFIHRWIVSQQRDLKMMTDVVGNPEEERRAEFYYQPWAQEAVSRYFFAKVNQRRSELEQALGIRHS; encoded by the exons ATGGCGCAGCGATTTCCGGCAGCCAGCGGGATACCCCAGCGATATGGGTCGCCCGTACCCAACCCACCGTTTATGCGTCCGTATGGTCCAGGCAACAGTTTCGGG CCACGACCGTACGCTTCGCAGCCACAAATGAGTGGTGGACCACCGTTGCCGACACAGCTGCCACACCAGCGGCCGATGCACGTCGGGTTTCAGGGCACCAGCAACAGAGGTTCCGGTGGATCGAGCAGTTCGAGTGGAAAGCGGGGAAGCGTGGATCGCAATGCAACGCATGCCAAGGC AAATGACCCGCAGGCGAAGAAGCGCAAGAAGCTGGCCGACAAGATACTGCCGCAGAAGGTACGGGAGCTGGTGCCGGAATCACAGGCGTACATGGATCTGCTCGCGTTTGAGCGTAAGCTGGATGCGACGATTACCCGCAAGCGGCTCGACATCCAGGAAACGCTCAAGCGTCCGATGAAACAGAAGCGCAAGCTACGGATCTTCATCTCGAACACGTTCTATCCGGCCCAGCAGGAGCCCGATCCGATGAATCCCACCATGCCGCGGGTGGAACCGTCGTGGGAGTTGCGGGTGGAAGGCCGGCTGCTGGAGGACACCGGCAAACCGGACGGGTTGAAGATGAAGCGCAAGTTTAGCAGCTTCTTCAAGTCGCTCGTGATCGAGCTGGACAAGGAGCTGTACGGGCCGGACAACTATCTCGTCGAGTGGCACCGTACGCACACAACGCAGGAAACGGATGGGTTTCAGGTGAAGCGTACCGGGGACCGTAACGTACGCTGCAccattctgctgctgctcgattaTCAGCCGCTTCAGTTCAAGCTCGATCCACGGCTTGCCCGCTTGCTGGGTGTGCACACGCAAACGCGCCCGGTGATCATTTCGGCCCTGTGGCAGTACATCAAAACACACCGTCTGCAGGATGCGCACGAGCGTGAGTACATTGCGTGCGATAAGTATCTGGAGCAAATCTTTGGCTGCCAGCGGATGAAGTTTGCGGAGATACCGCAACGGTTGAACCCGCTGCTACACCCACCGGATCCGATCGTGATCAATCATGTGATTGTGGTGGAGGGTGGTGAAGGGCAGGACGGGAAGCAAACGGCCTGCTACGACATTGACGTCGAGGTGGACGATGCCCTGAAGCACCAGATGAACAACTTTCTGATGAGTACCGCCAGCCAGCAGGAGATACAGGCGCTCGATGGCAAAATCCACGACACGGTCGAAACGATCCAGCAGCTGAAGACGAACCGGGAGTTTTTCCTGTCCTTCGCCAAAGAACCGCACACGTTCATCCACCGGTGGATTGTGTCGCAGCAGCGCGACCTCAAGATGATGACGGACGTCGTTGGCAATCCGGAGGAGGAACGGCGGGCCGAGTTTTACTATCAGCCGTGGGCACAGGAAGCCGTGTCGCGCTACTTCTTTGCGAAGGTGAACCAGAGACGATCGGAGCTGGAGCAAGCGCTCGGTATTCGCCATTCGTAA